From one Caminicella sporogenes DSM 14501 genomic stretch:
- the istB gene encoding IS21-like element helper ATPase IstB — protein sequence NILFVGTPGVGKTHLATSLGIECAKHRYSTYFIHFQELISQLKKALAENRLETRLKHYSKYKVLIIDEIGYLPIDTDAANLFFQLISKRYERHSTIITTNAAFSNWGEIFGSATLAHAILDRLLHHSHVISIKGPSYRLQSKIEYFDSSSENY from the coding sequence AATATACTTTTTGTTGGAACTCCTGGAGTGGGCAAGACTCATCTTGCTACTTCCTTAGGAATAGAGTGTGCAAAGCACAGATACTCTACATACTTCATTCATTTTCAGGAATTAATTTCACAATTAAAAAAAGCTTTAGCAGAAAACCGATTAGAAACTAGATTAAAACATTATTCAAAGTATAAAGTATTAATAATAGATGAAATAGGGTACTTACCGATAGATACAGATGCAGCTAACTTATTCTTTCAACTAATATCTAAAAGATATGAGCGTCATTCAACTATAATAACTACTAATGCTGCTTTTTCTAACTGGGGTGAAATATTTGGTTCAGCTACTTTAGCTCATGCTATATTAGATAGATTATTACATCATTCTCATGTTATTTCAATTAAAGGACCTTCATACAGACTTCAGTCAAAAATTGAATATTTTGACAGTTCTTCTGAAAACTATTGA
- a CDS encoding tyrosine-type recombinase/integrase — MKYKSETSLRDKVILEMLIMTGVRRSELLSLNWEDVDFKNNTLTVKKGKGNKERIIPLLSPLDEDLWNYLQTRLPLKNNAIFISSTGNRLSITGLQTLFRKYIKLSGLEGKGYTIHKCRHSFATLLIQNGADLLSVQKLLGHEDLNTTKVYTHLDMNHLNKAIKKFPLALK, encoded by the coding sequence ATGAAGTACAAATCCGAAACCTCACTTCGAGATAAAGTAATTCTTGAAATGCTAATTATGACTGGAGTTAGAAGAAGCGAATTACTTTCATTAAATTGGGAAGATGTAGATTTTAAAAACAATACACTTACAGTAAAAAAAGGAAAAGGTAATAAAGAAAGAATTATTCCTTTGCTTAGCCCTCTCGATGAAGACTTATGGAACTATTTACAAACAAGATTACCATTAAAAAATAACGCAATATTTATTTCATCGACAGGTAATAGACTTAGTATAACAGGCCTTCAGACATTATTTAGAAAATACATCAAATTGTCAGGCTTAGAAGGCAAAGGCTATACAATTCACAAATGTAGACATTCATTCGCAACTTTGCTAATTCAAAATGGTGCAGATCTTCTAAGTGTTCAGAAACTTTTAGGTCATGAAGATCTAAATACTACTAAAGTTTATACTCATCTTGATATGAATCATTTAAATAAAGCAATAAAGAAATTCCCTTTGGCACTAAAATAG
- a CDS encoding tyrosine-type recombinase/integrase, giving the protein MYNIEDLFDEFLNYLKAEKNASKSTITSYSTDFFVFLTFLKNNKITLDVEKIRTPDLRRYITHLKIEKKYKVRTIRRKIHSLSSFFKYLLEMEYIMKNPMLPIHAPKEPDQVPIFIAEEDLKN; this is encoded by the coding sequence ATGTACAATATTGAAGATTTATTTGATGAATTTTTAAATTATTTAAAAGCAGAAAAAAATGCTTCAAAATCGACTATAACAAGTTATTCTACTGACTTTTTTGTTTTTTTAACCTTTCTTAAAAACAATAAAATCACACTTGATGTTGAGAAAATAAGAACACCTGATTTGAGAAGATATATAACACATCTAAAAATTGAAAAAAAATATAAAGTAAGAACAATCAGGAGAAAAATTCATTCTCTCTCTAGTTTTTTTAAATACCTGCTCGAAATGGAATATATTATGAAAAACCCAATGCTCCCCATCCATGCTCCAAAAGAGCCAGATCAAGTTCCAATTTTTATTGCTGAAGAAGATTTAAAAAACTAG
- a CDS encoding AAA family ATPase yields MRFIENLFIKSFRGIKNLELNDLGDINIFVGKNNSGKTSVLEAIGILQYPLEIGNIIKIGRSREIFNNKSSAYTIFTSMFNKNLKNIEIKANVKNKSFEISIKGNEFSILTENVYSEIKEFEGQILVKHDNSIFEKNIKLNQNDKDFKIIGDFKLIPIEYVTPAEHLLKNVSNEIIKKGKKKELINLLKIFDKDIISLEMIEEQKKIVPYIEHKKLGLMPLSTYGDGLKKVLLLGSSIIKAENGVLLIDEVETAIHIDALVEFFKWFVKACNKYKVQVFMTTHSIEIIDSILESQKDLDNTSFLKDSLRIITIKNSTEGEKTKARILNGLEAYDSRIDFGMELR; encoded by the coding sequence GTGAGATTTATTGAAAATTTATTTATAAAAAGTTTTAGAGGAATTAAAAATTTAGAGTTGAATGATTTGGGAGATATTAATATTTTTGTCGGAAAGAACAATAGTGGTAAAACATCTGTATTAGAAGCAATTGGAATTCTTCAATATCCTCTTGAGATAGGAAATATTATAAAGATAGGTAGATCAAGAGAGATATTTAATAATAAGAGTTCAGCCTATACGATTTTTACTAGCATGTTTAATAAAAATCTTAAAAACATAGAGATAAAAGCAAATGTTAAAAATAAAAGTTTTGAAATATCAATTAAGGGTAACGAATTTTCAATTTTAACGGAAAATGTTTATTCAGAAATTAAAGAGTTTGAAGGACAGATACTAGTTAAACATGACAATAGTATTTTTGAAAAAAATATAAAGTTAAATCAGAACGATAAAGACTTTAAAATAATTGGCGATTTTAAATTAATACCTATAGAATATGTTACTCCAGCAGAACATTTACTTAAGAATGTTTCTAATGAGATTATTAAGAAAGGTAAAAAGAAGGAATTAATAAATTTACTTAAAATATTTGATAAAGATATAATTAGTCTTGAAATGATAGAAGAACAAAAAAAGATAGTTCCATATATTGAACATAAAAAACTTGGATTAATGCCTTTATCTACATATGGAGATGGGCTTAAGAAGGTACTTTTATTGGGTTCATCTATTATAAAGGCAGAAAATGGAGTGTTGTTAATAGATGAAGTTGAAACAGCAATTCATATAGATGCATTAGTTGAATTTTTTAAATGGTTTGTAAAAGCATGTAATAAATATAAAGTACAAGTATTTATGACAACTCACAGCATTGAGATTATTGATAGTATTTTAGAAAGCCAGAAAGATTTAGACAATACTAGTTTTTTGAAAGATTCTTTAAGGATAATAACTATCAAAAATAGCACTGAGGGAGAAAAAACTAAAGCCAGAATATTAAATGGATTAGAGGCATATGACAGCAGAATAGACTTTGGGATGGAGTTGAGATAA
- a CDS encoding DUF3226 domain-containing protein, translating to MKSILLCEGKSDAILISYYLNKVKGWEFYRKKDKRKINIPVRNIQNEEANWYRLGDDLLAIWGVGGKDNFKYAIQQVLKINRLADKEDAFNKIIILTDRDYSESDEDLLNELSEYLEEVDLRNNEWSEKEYTNEFEESIIVRILPIIIPFNKNGALETFLMDAICEIGKEECYIVEKSKEFIAGFDLNKYVNTQRLKVKGELAVTFGVMFPQKTFALIDEMLKSVDWEKYKTIQNGFKKLEEI from the coding sequence ATGAAAAGCATACTACTGTGTGAAGGGAAATCAGATGCTATTTTGATTAGTTATTATCTTAATAAAGTTAAAGGATGGGAATTTTACAGAAAAAAAGATAAAAGAAAAATAAATATTCCTGTAAGAAATATACAAAATGAAGAAGCAAATTGGTATAGACTGGGTGATGATTTATTAGCCATTTGGGGTGTTGGAGGGAAAGACAATTTTAAATATGCTATTCAACAAGTTTTAAAAATAAATAGACTAGCAGATAAAGAAGATGCATTTAATAAAATTATTATTTTGACAGACAGAGATTATTCAGAAAGTGATGAGGATTTACTTAATGAATTAAGTGAGTATTTAGAAGAAGTTGATTTACGAAATAATGAATGGTCAGAAAAAGAATATACTAATGAATTTGAAGAATCTATAATAGTTAGAATACTTCCTATTATTATACCATTCAATAAAAATGGAGCATTAGAAACGTTTTTAATGGACGCTATTTGTGAAATTGGCAAGGAAGAATGTTATATTGTTGAAAAGAGTAAAGAATTTATAGCAGGTTTTGATTTAAATAAATATGTCAACACCCAAAGATTGAAAGTAAAAGGAGAATTGGCAGTAACTTTTGGAGTAATGTTTCCACAAAAGACATTTGCTTTAATTGATGAGATGCTTAAAAGTGTTGACTGGGAAAAATATAAAACTATACAAAACGGATTTAAAAAGTTAGAAGAAATATAG
- a CDS encoding putative manganese-dependent inorganic diphosphatase — protein MIFVFGHRNPDTDSVASAIALSYLKNKLGYNTIPCVLGDLNKETEYILDKFEIEKPKLLDNVKTQIKDLDYDKVDSIGPYDTILTAYKIMESRKIRTLPIVDKSGKLLGIVTMKDIAMELIRGDFYSLKTRINNIVDNLEGEILVGEDKEIEGKISVVAFYYDTIKEDKILNENSIVIVGDRYDIVDYSIECKVKLIIITGGKKLPEKYLKKAQKNNVDIISVKGDTYTISKLINQCNYISSIMKDRDIIKFYEREYLEDVKEVLLTSKHSNYPIVNDDNQFLGFMNRRHILNPNRKKVILVDHNESNQSIEGLSEAEIIEVVDHHKIGNISTSSPILFRNMPVGSTCTIVYKMYKEYGIDVEDKIAGILISGIISDTMFFKSPTTTEEDKKAVYELNSVLKLDLEKYAMDMFRAGTSLEGQSIDEIFLKDFKEFTVKEKTIGISQVFTLDIEQIFNKKDEFLSYINDIHKNKQYYLTLLLITDILKEGSYIFYKSENDKIITVAFNKEGKQGMFVESLVSRKKQVLPKILEAIELFNQSI, from the coding sequence ATGATTTTTGTTTTTGGACATAGAAATCCTGATACAGATTCTGTTGCTTCTGCAATAGCTCTATCATATTTAAAAAATAAATTGGGATACAATACAATTCCTTGTGTACTAGGAGATTTAAATAAAGAAACGGAGTATATATTAGATAAATTTGAAATTGAAAAGCCTAAACTGCTTGATAATGTAAAAACTCAAATAAAGGATTTAGATTACGATAAAGTAGATAGTATAGGACCTTACGATACAATATTAACGGCATATAAAATCATGGAATCGAGAAAAATAAGAACACTTCCTATAGTTGATAAAAGTGGTAAACTGCTAGGAATTGTTACAATGAAAGATATAGCAATGGAATTAATAAGAGGAGATTTTTATTCATTAAAAACTAGAATAAATAATATAGTAGATAATTTAGAAGGAGAAATTTTAGTTGGAGAAGATAAAGAAATAGAAGGAAAGATTTCAGTTGTAGCTTTTTATTATGATACTATAAAAGAAGATAAAATATTGAATGAAAATAGTATAGTTATAGTAGGGGACAGATACGACATAGTTGATTATTCCATAGAATGTAAAGTAAAATTGATAATAATTACAGGTGGAAAAAAGCTACCTGAAAAATATCTAAAAAAAGCTCAGAAAAACAATGTAGATATTATTTCGGTTAAAGGAGATACTTATACTATTTCTAAGTTAATAAATCAATGTAATTACATATCTTCTATAATGAAAGATAGAGATATAATTAAATTTTATGAGAGAGAATATTTAGAAGATGTAAAAGAAGTTTTACTGACAAGTAAGCATTCAAATTATCCAATAGTAAATGACGATAATCAATTTTTAGGTTTTATGAATAGACGACATATATTAAATCCAAATAGAAAAAAAGTTATATTAGTTGACCATAATGAATCTAATCAAAGTATTGAAGGATTAAGCGAAGCAGAAATAATTGAAGTTGTAGACCACCACAAGATAGGAAATATTTCAACATCTAGTCCTATATTATTTAGAAATATGCCTGTAGGAAGTACATGTACCATAGTTTATAAAATGTATAAAGAATATGGTATTGATGTAGAAGATAAAATTGCAGGAATACTGATTTCGGGTATAATATCAGATACCATGTTTTTTAAATCACCTACTACAACTGAAGAAGATAAAAAAGCTGTATATGAATTAAATAGTGTATTAAAGTTAGACTTAGAAAAATATGCTATGGATATGTTTAGAGCAGGAACTTCTCTTGAAGGACAGAGTATAGATGAAATATTTTTAAAAGATTTTAAGGAATTTACTGTAAAAGAAAAAACAATAGGAATTAGCCAAGTTTTTACTTTAGATATAGAGCAAATATTCAATAAAAAAGATGAATTTTTAAGTTATATAAATGACATTCATAAAAATAAGCAGTATTATTTGACGCTACTTCTTATAACAGATATTTTAAAAGAAGGTTCATATATATTTTATAAAAGTGAAAATGATAAGATAATAACAGTAGCTTTTAATAAAGAAGGCAAACAGGGAATGTTTGTTGAAAGTTTAGTTTCTAGAAAAAAACAAGTTTTACCTAAAATATTAGAAGCCATTGAACTGTTCAATCAATCGATTTAA
- a CDS encoding SIR2 family NAD-dependent protein deacylase: MNKIVVFTGAGVSKDSGVPTFEDLGDLRQKLSRRYFNENPEDFYKILKKLDDTAKKAEPNPAHIAIAKYNIPVITMNIDSLHKRAGSTNVIEIHGNLEYVYCPKCRKKYDIEIAYKNIYSKCCSEVLNPNVVLYGDMIPKYTEALELVTNTEMLLVIGTSFYTSTATDLVGWAKRAGAKIEIINQNAKELVPKFLRDFFNK; the protein is encoded by the coding sequence GTGAACAAAATAGTTGTTTTTACTGGTGCAGGAGTATCAAAGGATAGTGGAGTACCTACATTTGAAGATTTAGGGGACTTAAGACAAAAGTTAAGCAGGAGATATTTTAATGAAAATCCTGAAGATTTTTATAAAATTCTAAAAAAACTTGACGATACAGCAAAAAAAGCAGAGCCAAACCCAGCTCATATAGCTATTGCAAAATATAATATACCTGTAATAACTATGAATATTGATTCACTACATAAAAGAGCAGGAAGTACTAATGTAATAGAAATACATGGAAATTTAGAATATGTTTATTGTCCAAAATGCAGAAAGAAATATGATATAGAAATTGCATATAAAAATATATACAGCAAATGCTGCAGTGAAGTATTAAATCCTAATGTAGTTTTATATGGAGATATGATACCAAAATATACGGAGGCATTAGAATTGGTAACTAATACAGAGATGTTATTAGTAATAGGAACTTCATTTTATACATCAACAGCAACTGATTTAGTTGGATGGGCAAAAAGAGCTGGAGCTAAAATAGAAATAATAAATCAAAATGCAAAGGAATTAGTTCCAAAGTTTTTAAGAGATTTTTTTAATAAATAA
- a CDS encoding YkvA family protein — MPTIKKKSFSRYTNLDLLKAIFKFFKRIGVLPKFLLDKDVSIFKKIIILLTLLYVISPLDILPDPILGFGIIDDAVLAVYIISMVSDELDKYIESRKKKDIKFNKDKVIETVEYEVKDDDEV; from the coding sequence GTGCCTACAATCAAAAAAAAATCATTTTCAAGATATACAAATTTAGATTTATTAAAAGCGATATTTAAGTTTTTTAAAAGAATAGGAGTATTGCCAAAATTTTTATTAGATAAAGATGTAAGCATATTTAAAAAAATTATTATTTTATTAACACTTTTATATGTTATTTCACCACTTGATATATTACCTGACCCTATTTTAGGTTTTGGAATTATTGATGATGCTGTATTGGCTGTTTATATAATTTCTATGGTATCTGATGAACTTGATAAGTATATTGAGAGTCGAAAGAAAAAAGATATTAAATTTAATAAAGATAAAGTAATAGAAACGGTAGAATACGAAGTAAAAGATGATGATGAAGTATAA
- the hpt gene encoding hypoxanthine phosphoribosyltransferase has translation MLNDVKEILFNEEEIKEKVAELGKQISKDYENKDLVVVGVLKGANVFLSDLIRKISIPITIDFMAVSSYGFSTESSGVVKILKDLDFSIEGKNVLIVEDIVDTGLTLKYLYENLKSRKPKSIKICSLLDKHERRKVDIEVDYIGFEIPDAFIVGYGIDYAEKYRNLPFIASLKEEVYSK, from the coding sequence ATGTTAAATGATGTTAAAGAAATTTTATTTAATGAAGAAGAAATAAAGGAAAAAGTAGCCGAATTAGGTAAGCAAATTAGTAAAGATTATGAAAACAAGGATTTAGTTGTAGTTGGAGTTTTGAAAGGGGCAAATGTTTTTTTAAGTGATTTAATTAGAAAGATTAGTATTCCTATTACTATAGATTTTATGGCAGTATCAAGTTATGGTTTTTCAACAGAAAGTTCGGGAGTAGTTAAAATATTAAAGGATTTGGATTTTAGTATAGAGGGAAAAAATGTACTAATAGTAGAGGATATAGTTGATACAGGACTTACATTAAAATATTTGTATGAAAATTTAAAATCTAGAAAACCAAAGAGTATAAAAATTTGTTCACTTTTAGATAAACATGAGAGAAGAAAAGTAGATATTGAAGTAGACTATATAGGTTTTGAAATTCCCGATGCTTTTATAGTAGGTTATGGAATAGATTATGCAGAAAAATATAGAAATTTACCTTTTATAGCTTCTTTAAAAGAAGAAGTATATAGCAAATAA
- a CDS encoding class II SORL domain-containing protein: protein MNSLSQFLQTGDWKGEKHVPIIHCPEKVKAGEGFELKISVGDEIKHPNTAEHHISWFKVFFHGKDDKFPVEIGDFKFTAHGEGNVYDEPIAVTHIKLNKSGTIYALSYCNIHGLWENSKEIVVE, encoded by the coding sequence ATGAATAGTTTAAGTCAATTTTTACAAACTGGTGATTGGAAAGGTGAAAAACATGTACCTATAATTCACTGTCCAGAAAAAGTAAAAGCTGGAGAAGGTTTTGAACTAAAAATTTCTGTTGGCGATGAAATAAAACATCCCAATACAGCTGAACATCATATATCATGGTTTAAAGTATTTTTCCACGGAAAAGATGATAAATTTCCTGTAGAAATAGGCGATTTTAAATTTACCGCTCACGGAGAAGGAAATGTTTATGATGAACCAATAGCTGTAACTCACATAAAACTTAATAAATCCGGAACTATTTATGCATTAAGCTACTGCAATATTCATGGTTTATGGGAAAATTCTAAAGAAATAGTTGTTGAATAA
- a CDS encoding MTH1187 family thiamine-binding protein, with protein MAIVEVTTVPLGTGSTSLSKYVAKCHEVLKEEKNIKFQLTPMGTIIEGDLDTILKVVRKIHEVPFENGALRVSTTIKIDDRRDKELTMEGKVKSVMAKL; from the coding sequence ATGGCTATTGTTGAAGTTACAACAGTGCCATTGGGGACTGGCAGTACAAGTTTAAGTAAATATGTAGCAAAATGTCATGAAGTTTTAAAAGAAGAAAAAAATATTAAATTTCAATTGACTCCAATGGGAACAATAATAGAAGGAGATTTAGATACTATATTAAAAGTTGTTAGAAAAATTCATGAAGTTCCATTTGAAAATGGAGCATTGAGAGTATCTACAACTATTAAAATTGACGATCGAAGAGATAAAGAGTTGACAATGGAAGGAAAAGTAAAATCTGTAATGGCTAAGCTTTAA
- the pduL gene encoding phosphate propanoyltransferase codes for MSELMIPVGLSNRHVHLSKEHIDILFGEGYELTKFKDLSQPGQYACNEKVDIVGPKGTLKGVRILGPARGQTQVEISITDGFVLGVKPPVRDSGDLKDSPGVKIIGPKGEVELKEGVIAAARHIHMHTSDAEKFGVKDKDIVKVKVEGKRGLIFENVLVRVNPNYALEFHVDIDEGNAACLKNGDKVELIK; via the coding sequence ATGAGCGAATTAATGATTCCAGTTGGACTATCTAATCGTCATGTACACTTAAGTAAGGAGCATATTGATATTTTATTTGGAGAAGGTTATGAGTTGACAAAGTTTAAAGACCTTTCACAACCTGGACAATATGCTTGTAATGAGAAAGTAGATATTGTTGGACCTAAGGGAACATTAAAAGGTGTTAGAATTTTAGGACCAGCAAGAGGACAAACACAAGTAGAAATTTCAATTACTGATGGTTTTGTTTTAGGTGTTAAACCACCTGTAAGAGATTCTGGAGATTTAAAAGATAGCCCGGGAGTAAAAATAATTGGGCCTAAAGGGGAAGTAGAATTAAAAGAAGGAGTAATAGCAGCAGCAAGACATATACATATGCATACAAGCGATGCTGAAAAATTTGGAGTAAAAGATAAAGATATAGTAAAAGTAAAAGTAGAAGGAAAAAGAGGTTTAATATTTGAAAACGTTTTAGTGAGAGTAAATCCTAACTATGCATTAGAATTTCATGTTGATATAGATGAGGGAAATGCAGCATGTCTAAAAAATGGTGACAAGGTTGAATTAATTAAGTAG
- a CDS encoding TetR/AcrR family transcriptional regulator, which yields MKKKISKSTEERILDAAIKIFSKKGYSAATTSEIAREAKVAEGTIFRYFPKKKELLHGILLKAIDIFGKEIIIKPLEEIIEENKDKSLEEILKVIIINRVKIFEEYFDYIKVILCEIQFHDDIRQLFIDKILKKIIETVERLVDIAKDRGEIKDIESMIIIRSVIGMVFMMLIQRQFVPLETSISNIEEEIDLIIDIFMNGIKKKD from the coding sequence ATGAAGAAGAAAATTTCAAAGAGTACAGAAGAAAGAATTTTAGATGCAGCAATAAAGATTTTTAGTAAAAAGGGTTATTCTGCTGCAACTACTAGTGAAATTGCAAGAGAGGCAAAAGTAGCTGAAGGTACAATATTTAGGTATTTCCCAAAGAAAAAAGAATTGCTGCATGGGATATTATTAAAAGCTATAGATATATTTGGAAAAGAAATAATCATAAAACCATTAGAAGAAATAATAGAAGAAAACAAAGATAAGTCATTAGAAGAAATTTTAAAAGTTATAATAATTAATCGTGTAAAGATTTTTGAAGAGTATTTTGATTATATAAAGGTTATATTATGTGAAATACAATTTCATGATGATATAAGACAGTTGTTTATTGATAAAATTTTAAAAAAAATAATAGAAACTGTTGAAAGATTAGTTGATATTGCTAAAGATAGAGGTGAAATTAAAGATATTGAATCTATGATTATAATTAGGTCTGTAATTGGTATGGTTTTTATGATGCTTATTCAAAGGCAATTTGTACCATTAGAAACTTCTATAAGTAATATTGAAGAAGAAATAGATTTAATTATTGATATTTTTATGAACGGTATAAAAAAGAAAGATTAG
- a CDS encoding HlyD family secretion protein — protein MKKIVIVLLILNVFLTSCSINFDNSQSTYTGTIEAEEIKVSSQIGGIVENIFVEEGQKITIGDRIADIDVKDLKIQLKKAENQFKIAKTKLEEILDGTRSEKIKAAKANTEKIKAQLEGARKNYEYRLENYNDLKQLYNKGVVSKQQLKDSKAVLDLADANLKSIEKQYKSSIAELNLLLNGATEKTIKTAQLEVKRAEIEIDQLKNQIDKCSIKSPIDGVVQTLNFKKGELISKGAVIATIINTNNLWLKIYIPEKELHKIKLGEEINIFTNFENKKIIKGKVVYISSEAEFVPKNVESKESKEEMVFEVKIKLFDKDNDLKPGMLADVKLGVNNK, from the coding sequence ATGAAAAAAATTGTAATTGTTTTATTGATATTAAATGTTTTTCTTACTTCTTGCAGTATAAATTTTGATAATAGTCAATCAACCTATACAGGTACTATTGAGGCAGAAGAAATTAAAGTAAGTTCTCAAATAGGAGGAATAGTAGAAAATATATTTGTTGAAGAAGGACAAAAAATAACAATAGGTGATAGGATTGCAGATATAGATGTAAAGGACTTAAAGATTCAACTTAAAAAAGCTGAAAATCAATTTAAAATTGCTAAGACAAAACTTGAGGAAATTTTAGACGGAACGAGAAGTGAAAAGATAAAAGCTGCAAAAGCAAATACAGAGAAGATTAAAGCCCAGTTGGAAGGTGCACGAAAAAATTATGAATACAGATTAGAAAATTATAATGATTTAAAACAACTTTATAATAAAGGTGTAGTTTCTAAACAACAGCTTAAAGATTCAAAAGCAGTATTAGATTTAGCTGATGCAAATTTAAAGAGTATCGAAAAACAATATAAATCTTCTATTGCAGAGCTGAATTTGCTATTAAATGGTGCAACAGAAAAAACAATAAAAACTGCTCAATTAGAAGTTAAACGTGCAGAAATAGAAATAGATCAGTTAAAAAATCAAATTGATAAGTGTAGTATAAAAAGTCCTATTGATGGCGTAGTTCAAACATTAAATTTTAAAAAGGGAGAATTGATTTCAAAAGGTGCTGTAATAGCAACAATTATAAATACAAATAATCTATGGCTAAAAATTTATATTCCAGAAAAGGAGCTTCATAAGATAAAACTTGGAGAAGAAATTAATATTTTTACAAATTTTGAAAACAAAAAAATTATTAAAGGTAAAGTAGTATATATATCTTCTGAAGCAGAATTTGTTCCTAAAAATGTAGAATCAAAGGAAAGTAAAGAAGAAATGGTGTTTGAAGTAAAAATAAAACTATTTGATAAAGATAATGATTTAAAACCTGGTATGTTAGCTGATGTAAAACTAGGGGTGAACAACAAATGA
- a CDS encoding ABC transporter ATP-binding protein, producing the protein MIDYVVDVKNLRKVFNNYVAVDDISLKISKGKIFGLLGPNGAGKSTTIRMLCGVLTPTCGEGKVLGYDLYKEGEKIKQNIGYMSQKFSLYEDLTVLENLKFYSNIYSLSKNTIKRRIEELIEMAGLKGKEKTITKNLSGGWKQRLALGCALLHKPKLLILDEPTAGVDPVSRRIFWNMIYELANQGITILVTTHYMDEAESCDEIAFVFSGKILTKGTPKELIRRKNSRNLEDVFISYVEEQMGIKVNYSFVERNVLSNKLEGE; encoded by the coding sequence ATGATAGATTATGTTGTAGATGTCAAAAATTTGAGGAAAGTTTTTAATAATTATGTTGCAGTAGATGATATAAGTTTGAAAATTTCAAAAGGAAAAATTTTTGGTCTATTAGGTCCAAATGGAGCTGGAAAATCAACTACAATAAGAATGTTATGTGGAGTGTTAACTCCCACTTGTGGTGAGGGGAAAGTTTTAGGTTATGATTTATATAAAGAAGGAGAAAAGATAAAACAAAATATTGGATATATGTCTCAAAAATTTAGCCTTTATGAAGACCTTACAGTTTTAGAAAATCTTAAATTTTATTCCAATATATACTCTCTTTCTAAAAATACAATAAAAAGAAGAATTGAAGAATTAATTGAAATGGCTGGGTTAAAAGGCAAAGAAAAGACTATTACAAAAAATCTATCTGGCGGTTGGAAGCAGAGATTAGCTTTAGGATGTGCTTTGCTGCATAAACCTAAACTACTTATATTAGATGAACCAACTGCAGGTGTCGACCCAGTTTCAAGAAGAATATTTTGGAATATGATTTATGAATTAGCAAATCAAGGTATAACTATATTAGTTACGACTCATTACATGGATGAAGCTGAAAGCTGTGATGAAATAGCTTTTGTATTTAGTGGGAAAATACTTACAAAGGGGACGCCAAAAGAATTAATCAGAAGAAAAAATAGCAGAAATTTAGAAGATGTATTTATTAGTTATGTAGAGGAGCAAATGGGTATTAAAGTAAATTATTCTTTTGTAGAAAGAAATGTACTTAGCAATAAATTGGAAGGTGAATAA